A portion of the Apteryx mantelli isolate bAptMan1 chromosome 29, bAptMan1.hap1, whole genome shotgun sequence genome contains these proteins:
- the ARID5A gene encoding AT-rich interactive domain-containing protein 5A translates to MEEEASQTPPALPEDEPKNEGNGAAADPPEPADAAPRGGPEEEEERPKAAGEAAGGEKEEEEAFLVSLYKFMKDRRTPIERIPHLGFKQINLWKIYKAVEKLGAYELVTGRRLWKNVYDELGGSPGSTSAATCTRRHYERLVLPYVRHLKGEDDKPLPPAKPRKQYKVSKEPKGHEGGEKSRRTKKEKSREQVPPDKAQPEAAAVPGTGREETMDAPEQGRSTEGPTGTAAPAPSPPAACPGACRSHAEAYKRLFSSFYSKGNHPIMSPLAKKKLLAQVSKAEALHCSKRHCPESRRAGSAPRPGPEPAAASRPDERRSPEAPGARSEAAAGTGGRESQVSARAPDGVGIGLPLAPAVFTGYFHAYRPEALSHPSCPPLRSRCSGSPDFAEPPPPPSERPRDLRSKGGGQAPGGRSGEGPRATAATAAFAAVKACWVPPGAAFAPPPLRGKRGAEEEEDEAAFGPGRKLQAGSRFVQEAEGRDKGAGSPGGHQGLAKPKAVVASAGYPLPAAAVPRIPDVYKGAMLRFPLSFGNPLEHLKNAGTPLAPNLPVNPFVIPAFPSPLVAAPTQPSEPCRYPPAAYDGSPRQRLYAGAAWHGQPAYGTPHAHAFHRHTAL, encoded by the exons ATGGAGGAGGAGGCCAGCCAAACTCCACCGGCCCTGCCGGAGGACGAGCCCAAAAACGAGGGAAACGGAGCCGCCGCGGATCCGCCG GAGCCGGCGGatgccgcgccgcggggcggccccgaggaagaggaggagcggCCGAAGgccgccggggaggcggcgggcggcgagaaggaggaggaggaggccttcCTGGTGAGCCTCTACAAGTTCATGAAGGACCGCCGCACGCCCATCGAGAGGATCCCCCACCTGGGCTTCAAGCAGA ttAACCTCTGGAAGATTTACAAAGCTGTGGAGAAGTTGGGCGCCTACGAGCTG GTGACAGGCCGCCGGCTCTGGAAGAACGTGTACGACGAGCTgggcggcagccccggcagcACCAGCGCCGCCACCTGCACCCGCCGCCACTACGAGAG gCTCGTCCTCCCCTACGTGCGGCACCTCAAGGGCGAGGACGACAAGCCGCTGCCGCCCGCCAAGCCCCGCAAGCAGTACAAGGTCTCCAAGGAGCCCAAGGGCCACGAGGGAGGCGAGAAGAGCCGGAGAACCAAGAAGGAGAAGAGCCGGGAGCAG GTTCCCCCGGACAAGGCGCAGCCTGAagccgcggcggtgccgggaaCGGGCAGGGAGGAGACGATGGACGCTCCCGAGCAGGGCCGGTCGACGGAGGGACCCACCGGCACGGCGGCGCCGGCCCCCAGCCCGCCGGCAGCGTGTCCCGGCGCGTGCAGGAGCCACGCGGAGGCCTACAAGCGCCTCTTTTCCAGCTTCTACTCCAAGGGCAACCATCCCATCATGTCTCCGCTGGCCAAGAAGAAGCTGCTGGCCCAGGTGAGCAAGGCAGAAGCCTTGCACTGCTCCAAGCGGCATTGCCCGGAAAGCCGgcgcgccggcagcgccccgcgtCCCGGCCccgagcccgccgccgcctcccgccccgatGAGCGCAGGAGCCCGGAGGCGCCCGGAGCCAGGAGCGAGGCGGCAGCGGGCACCGGAGGCCGGGAGAGCCAGGTTTCGGCGCGCGCCCCGGATGGCGTCGGGATCGGGTTGCCGCTTGCTCCCGCCGTCTTCACCGGCTACTTCCACGCTTACCGGCCCGAGGCGCTGAGCCACCCATCCTGCCCGCCGCTGCGGAGCCGCTGCTCCGGCTCGCCGGATttcgccgagccgccgccgccgccgtcggagCGGCCCCGAGACCTGCGGAGCAAAGGCGGGGGGCAGGCGCCGGGCGGCCGGAGCGGCGAGGGTCCAcgtgccaccgccgccaccgccgccttcGCCGCCGTCAAAGCCTGCTGGgtgccccccggcgccgcctTCGCCCCGCCACCGCTCCGCGGCAAGCGGggcgccgaggaggaggaggatgaagcaGCCTTCGGCCCCGGCCGGAAGCTACAAGCCGGCTCCCGCTTCGTCCAGGAGGCCGAAGGCAGGGACAAGGGCGCCGGGTCGCCCGGAGGCCACCAAGGGTTGGCCAAGCCCAAAGCGGTGGTGGCCAGCGCCGGCTatccgctgcccgccgccgccgtgccgcgAATCCCGGACGTTTACAAGGGAGCGATGCTGCGTTTCCCGCTGAGCTTCGGCAACCCGCTGGAGCACCTCAAAAACGCCGGGACGCCGCTGGCGCCCAACCTCCCCGTCAACCCTTTCGTCATCCCGGCTTTCCCCAGCCCTTTGGTCGCCGCTCCGACGCAGCCCTCCGAGCCGTGCCGCTACCCGCCGGCGGCTTACGACGGCTCGCCGCGGCAGCGGCTCTACGCCGGCGCCGCCTGGCACGGGCAGCCCGCCTACGGCACGCCGCACGCGCACGCCTTCCACCGCCACACCGCGCTGTAG